In Acidovorax sp. GBBC 1281, a single window of DNA contains:
- a CDS encoding phage resistance protein — protein sequence MTLLKDLITIPERVHQGDFVLQLSKGVTEPEQTLRDYVVTPQLVDAFANALGFIQQAVQTGGSKAAYLHGSFGSGKSHFMAVLNLLLAGNTQARATPELADVVARHGWTDGRKFLLVPYHMIGSRDMESAILGQYAEFVRKKHPDAPVPGFYLAEGMFKDARDLRDRMGDEAFFAKLNEGASGGGEGGWGAFESGWDAVAFEAAMLEAPNGEERSRLVGDLITQFFSAYRTLAGSGESFVSLDDGLSIMSRHAKALGYDAVILFLDELVLWLASHAADVNFVSREGTKLVKLVEATNADRPIPLISFVARQRDLRDLVGENLAGSVQVQFSDVLKHWEARFHRITLEDRNLPAIAEKRVLRPVDEAARQTLQSTFDDLLKMRKDVLDTLLTTTADRDMFRKVYPFSPALVQTLIAVSAALQRERTALKLMLQLLVDRRADLELGQLIPVGDLYDAIAEGDEPFSEGMRLHFENAKRLYSQRLLPMLERQHNVTWEAIKLGQADAAAAKNLRNDARLLKTLLLGALVPEVESLKALSAQRLAALNHGTFRSPIPGREAQDVLRKCRDWASEIGEIKITEDQNPIISIQVTGVDIEPILRAAEANDNPGNRRKRIREALFKELEIVDTGDLFNTYAFNWRGTRREVELLYENVREMTDDRLRGRSGTWTVVLDFPFDDANFGPADDLARLTAYRAGDTKTLVWIPSFLSNKALADLGRLVVLDYILQGERFETYAGHLSFVDRVQAKALARNQLDQLRIKLRSQLEVAYGISTEPRDAVSSPLTADQQFRSLDPTLSPRPPVGADFKSAFESLLGQLFAHQYPAHPEFDTEIKPAVIRKIWPEVQKAIEAPGQRGLVQDTGLRKLVRSVVNPCQLGQMAETHLLIEPHWQSRFSQSHARDGGGPITVAKLRQWIDMPAPMGLPLELQNLIILAFAASTSRRFTMRGGPFEPSVDSMPDELELREQSLPSAGDWQLALQRASSLFGLTLGQTLNAANVGKLVDEIKQKVAEKRDAVTRLVVQVRDRAGRYAAGSAGARQQTAESAQSLLAAVASAADSELVAALAGSDLQTSEAAVGRALGQAKACADALELGGYWQLFDVVLKLSDHRAGAAQVIGRRLAEGLTSDEHVLALKGRLDELHRDAMALLAEAAPAPMPGPGPAPVPAPGTPTPPPVTMPPVPANLAPEVVAEKQQLHLSGAEAVAALEELKARMTSERDLELTLSWRLQRKGTQV from the coding sequence ATGACACTACTGAAAGACCTCATCACCATCCCGGAACGGGTGCACCAGGGCGACTTCGTGTTGCAGCTGTCCAAGGGCGTGACCGAGCCTGAGCAGACACTGCGCGACTACGTGGTCACGCCGCAGTTGGTGGATGCCTTTGCCAACGCGCTGGGCTTCATCCAGCAAGCGGTGCAGACGGGGGGCAGCAAGGCGGCTTACCTGCACGGCAGTTTCGGCTCCGGTAAGAGCCACTTCATGGCGGTGCTGAACCTGCTGCTGGCGGGCAACACCCAAGCCCGGGCGACGCCTGAGCTGGCTGATGTGGTGGCCCGCCACGGCTGGACCGATGGACGCAAGTTTTTGCTGGTGCCGTACCACATGATCGGCTCGCGAGACATGGAGTCGGCCATCCTCGGGCAGTACGCCGAGTTCGTGCGCAAGAAGCATCCGGATGCTCCAGTGCCCGGTTTCTACCTGGCCGAAGGCATGTTCAAAGATGCGCGCGACCTGCGCGATCGCATGGGCGATGAAGCCTTCTTTGCCAAGCTCAACGAGGGTGCCAGTGGCGGAGGCGAGGGTGGCTGGGGAGCCTTCGAAAGCGGCTGGGATGCTGTGGCTTTCGAGGCCGCGATGCTGGAAGCGCCCAATGGCGAAGAGCGCTCACGCCTGGTGGGCGACCTGATCACGCAGTTCTTCTCGGCCTATCGGACTCTGGCGGGCAGCGGCGAATCGTTTGTTTCGCTTGACGATGGCCTGAGCATCATGAGCCGGCACGCCAAGGCGCTCGGCTATGACGCCGTCATCCTGTTTTTGGACGAATTGGTGCTTTGGCTGGCCAGTCATGCTGCCGACGTCAACTTCGTCAGCCGGGAGGGCACAAAGCTGGTCAAACTGGTGGAGGCCACCAACGCCGATCGGCCCATTCCGCTGATCAGCTTCGTGGCCCGGCAGCGCGACCTGCGGGATCTGGTGGGCGAAAACCTGGCCGGCTCGGTGCAGGTGCAGTTCAGCGATGTGCTGAAGCACTGGGAGGCGCGCTTCCACCGCATCACCCTGGAAGACCGGAACTTGCCCGCTATTGCGGAGAAGCGCGTGCTGCGTCCGGTCGACGAGGCCGCGCGGCAGACACTGCAAAGCACCTTCGACGATCTGCTGAAGATGCGCAAAGATGTGTTGGACACGCTGCTGACCACCACGGCCGACCGTGACATGTTCCGCAAGGTGTATCCGTTCTCGCCGGCGCTGGTGCAGACCTTGATTGCTGTGTCGGCGGCGTTGCAGCGCGAACGCACGGCGCTCAAGCTGATGTTGCAGTTGCTGGTGGACCGGCGTGCAGATCTGGAGTTAGGCCAGCTGATTCCTGTAGGCGATTTGTACGACGCCATCGCGGAGGGTGACGAGCCCTTCAGCGAGGGCATGCGCCTGCATTTCGAGAACGCTAAGCGCCTGTACAGCCAGCGCCTGCTGCCCATGTTGGAGCGGCAGCACAACGTGACCTGGGAGGCGATCAAGCTGGGCCAGGCCGATGCGGCGGCGGCCAAGAACCTGCGTAACGATGCCCGCCTGTTGAAGACGCTGCTGCTGGGCGCGCTGGTGCCTGAGGTGGAATCGCTCAAGGCCTTGAGCGCGCAGCGCCTGGCAGCGCTGAATCACGGCACCTTCCGCTCGCCCATCCCAGGGCGCGAGGCGCAAGACGTGCTGCGCAAGTGCCGCGATTGGGCCAGCGAGATCGGCGAGATCAAGATCACCGAAGACCAGAACCCGATCATCTCTATCCAGGTGACGGGCGTCGACATCGAACCCATCCTGCGTGCGGCAGAGGCCAACGACAACCCCGGCAACCGCCGCAAGCGGATCCGTGAGGCCTTGTTCAAAGAGCTCGAGATCGTGGACACGGGCGACCTGTTCAACACCTACGCGTTCAACTGGCGCGGTACGCGCCGCGAAGTAGAGCTGCTGTATGAGAACGTGCGCGAGATGACGGATGACCGTCTGCGTGGCCGTTCCGGCACGTGGACGGTGGTGCTGGACTTCCCGTTTGACGATGCCAATTTCGGGCCAGCCGATGACTTGGCACGACTGACGGCCTACCGCGCCGGAGACACCAAGACTTTGGTGTGGATTCCCTCGTTCCTGAGCAACAAGGCCTTGGCAGACTTGGGCCGGCTGGTGGTGCTGGACTACATCCTGCAGGGCGAGCGCTTCGAGACCTATGCGGGCCACCTCTCGTTTGTGGACCGCGTGCAGGCGAAGGCGCTGGCCCGCAACCAACTGGATCAACTGCGCATCAAGTTGCGGTCGCAGCTGGAAGTGGCTTACGGCATCAGCACCGAGCCAAGAGATGCGGTTAGCAGTCCGCTGACGGCCGACCAGCAGTTCCGCTCGCTGGACCCCACCTTGTCACCGCGGCCGCCCGTGGGCGCCGACTTCAAGTCGGCTTTCGAAAGCCTGCTGGGCCAATTGTTCGCCCATCAGTACCCAGCACACCCTGAGTTCGACACCGAGATCAAGCCGGCCGTGATTCGCAAGATCTGGCCCGAAGTGCAGAAGGCCATCGAGGCTCCGGGGCAGCGCGGGCTGGTGCAGGACACCGGCCTTCGCAAGCTGGTGCGCTCCGTGGTCAACCCTTGTCAGTTGGGTCAGATGGCGGAAACGCACCTGCTAATTGAGCCGCACTGGCAATCGCGCTTCTCCCAGAGCCATGCGCGCGACGGTGGCGGCCCGATCACGGTTGCCAAATTGCGCCAGTGGATCGACATGCCTGCACCTATGGGGCTGCCGCTGGAGCTGCAAAACCTAATCATCTTGGCGTTTGCTGCGTCTACCAGCCGCCGCTTCACCATGCGTGGCGGGCCTTTCGAGCCGTCAGTGGACAGCATGCCGGATGAGTTGGAGCTGCGGGAGCAGTCGCTCCCCAGTGCGGGCGACTGGCAGCTCGCGTTGCAGCGCGCATCCAGCCTGTTCGGCCTGACCTTGGGTCAGACACTCAACGCCGCCAACGTGGGCAAGCTGGTTGATGAGATCAAGCAGAAGGTCGCGGAGAAGCGCGACGCGGTGACGCGGCTTGTGGTGCAAGTGCGGGATCGTGCTGGTCGATATGCAGCCGGATCCGCAGGCGCTCGCCAGCAAACGGCAGAGTCTGCGCAGTCCCTGTTGGCCGCAGTGGCATCGGCAGCCGATTCAGAACTTGTCGCGGCGCTGGCTGGGTCCGATCTTCAGACCTCGGAGGCTGCAGTTGGGCGTGCTTTGGGCCAGGCGAAGGCCTGTGCCGATGCGCTGGAGCTGGGCGGCTACTGGCAGCTGTTCGATGTGGTGCTGAAGCTGAGCGACCACCGGGCCGGTGCTGCCCAGGTGATCGGGCGGCGCCTGGCTGAGGGATTGACCAGTGACGAGCATGTGCTGGCATTGAAGGGCCGGCTGGATGAATTGCATCGTGACGCGATGGCTTTGCTGGCTGAGGCCGCGCCGGCACCAATGCCTGGTCCCGGGCCGGCTCCTGTTCCGGCGCCGGGCACACCAACGCCCCCGCCCGTGACGATGCCGCCGGTGCCGGCCAATCTGGCACCTGAGGTAGTGGCTGAGAAGCAGCAATTGCATCTGAGTGGCGCCGAGGCTGTGGCGGCACTGGAAGAACTGAAGGCCCGCATGACCAGCGAGCGTGACCTGGAGCTGACGCTGAGCTGGCGTTTGCAGCGCAAGGGCACCCAGGTATGA
- the pglZ gene encoding BREX-2 system phosphatase PglZ gives MSLSTPQIKAQLERVLDSDPTAQAVAIRATAKQVWPETVSPHGKQFSLRWCESSLAIREALCELEQFDPLTSGMVVITPLATHEVAEDIAARLARARVFQPEGWDIVRLMFQGKDVDARLSRFAWMPQALIDGAAQGDYQPVANGFLDLETAWREVLTRFVGIEVARPDAMTLLAWSMSPDADPRLGPLPAAMRSAILAWLAESAGVAGAMALGCVEAGRTGDALPLGLVSGVIFAADGEGQSALGQAAIRLERFVNDRHVGVKEGREWAAAAEQVVRSLGLEACRAALDRADALLRDLRISEFAQLSDVLPSALDQRLTDFALALSAHATEPNEANLQQVELQADRALKHTLMNDQRPRMERVEMARRLARWLLSPMVSGASLPDSVEWQADQGAYVDWARFRLIGGDELTELSDAYAACRRAAIARRDSFAKPFAQALVQWNAQASASPGRVVPLEQVLDRVVAPIATAQPVLLLVMDGLSNSIFRELFARAASYGWAELVPTSQGKPFVGLAAVPTITEVSRTSLLCGRLTTGAQAQERPGFATHAALMATSRAEHAPKLFHKGDLADAGSLAPEVRAAIANQKQQVVGVVYNAVDDHLSGPDQLNQRWSLEDLRLLLPLLREAREARRVVIITADHGHLLEDGTTQIPGGESDRWRLGRTAASPQELVISGGRVVTSDGSNTVVCLWGESSRYAGRKNGYHGGLSPQELTVPLSIFAPLGTSLAGWSPAPPNQPEWWELPPILQSKKPAVAAASPQTKPARKKPVLTEAQPGLFAPVDLPAPVVDAVTQDWIGGLLTSPIYASQRQLAARVALPDDKMRLLLEALAERGGKLSRTALANRLALAEVRMGGLLSAVRRMLNVDQAAVLTVDEAAGSVDLNITLLQQQFKLPKQGGSR, from the coding sequence ATGAGCTTGTCGACGCCGCAGATCAAGGCGCAGCTGGAGCGTGTGCTGGACAGCGACCCGACCGCGCAAGCCGTTGCCATCCGCGCCACGGCGAAGCAGGTCTGGCCGGAGACGGTCAGCCCTCACGGGAAGCAGTTTTCGCTACGGTGGTGCGAGTCGTCGCTGGCCATCCGGGAGGCCCTGTGCGAACTGGAACAGTTCGACCCTTTGACGTCTGGCATGGTGGTGATCACACCTTTGGCGACGCACGAAGTGGCGGAGGACATCGCAGCCAGACTGGCCCGCGCTCGGGTGTTCCAGCCAGAAGGCTGGGACATCGTCCGCTTGATGTTCCAGGGCAAGGATGTCGATGCGCGCTTGAGCCGCTTCGCCTGGATGCCACAGGCATTGATCGACGGTGCGGCGCAGGGCGACTACCAGCCCGTGGCCAATGGCTTTTTGGATCTGGAAACCGCCTGGCGCGAAGTGCTGACGCGGTTTGTCGGGATCGAAGTCGCCCGGCCAGACGCGATGACGCTGCTGGCTTGGTCGATGTCGCCGGATGCTGACCCTCGATTGGGGCCTTTGCCAGCGGCAATGCGCTCGGCCATCTTGGCCTGGCTGGCCGAGAGCGCTGGTGTGGCTGGCGCCATGGCGCTGGGTTGCGTCGAGGCTGGCCGCACAGGCGACGCCTTGCCCTTGGGCCTAGTCAGCGGCGTGATCTTCGCCGCTGATGGTGAAGGGCAGTCCGCGCTGGGCCAGGCCGCGATCCGCCTGGAACGGTTTGTAAACGACAGGCATGTGGGCGTGAAGGAAGGCCGCGAATGGGCCGCTGCTGCAGAGCAGGTGGTTCGTAGCTTGGGCTTGGAAGCTTGCCGAGCCGCCTTGGACCGAGCTGACGCCTTGTTGCGGGATCTCCGTATTTCGGAGTTTGCGCAGTTGAGCGATGTGCTGCCGTCGGCGCTGGATCAGCGGCTTACTGATTTCGCCTTGGCGCTGAGTGCCCATGCGACAGAGCCGAACGAAGCCAACCTCCAGCAGGTGGAGCTGCAAGCCGATCGTGCGCTGAAGCACACACTGATGAATGATCAGCGGCCGCGGATGGAACGTGTCGAGATGGCACGACGTTTGGCACGCTGGCTGCTCAGCCCAATGGTCTCCGGGGCCTCGCTGCCCGATTCAGTGGAGTGGCAAGCTGATCAGGGAGCCTACGTTGATTGGGCTCGCTTCCGGCTGATCGGCGGCGATGAGCTGACCGAGTTGTCGGATGCATATGCGGCGTGCCGCCGGGCTGCCATTGCGCGCCGCGACAGTTTTGCCAAGCCTTTTGCCCAGGCCCTGGTGCAATGGAACGCGCAGGCCTCTGCGAGTCCAGGGCGAGTTGTCCCGCTTGAGCAGGTGTTGGATCGCGTGGTGGCTCCGATTGCAACGGCGCAGCCCGTGCTGTTGTTGGTGATGGATGGATTGAGCAACAGCATCTTCCGTGAGCTGTTCGCGCGGGCTGCCAGTTATGGATGGGCCGAGCTCGTGCCCACGTCGCAGGGCAAGCCCTTTGTCGGCCTCGCCGCAGTACCCACGATCACCGAGGTGAGCCGGACGAGCTTGCTATGCGGGCGACTGACCACGGGCGCGCAAGCGCAAGAGAGGCCGGGCTTTGCAACGCACGCGGCGTTGATGGCAACCAGCCGAGCAGAGCACGCGCCCAAACTCTTCCACAAGGGCGACTTGGCCGATGCAGGGAGTCTGGCTCCGGAAGTACGCGCAGCGATCGCCAACCAGAAGCAGCAGGTTGTAGGCGTGGTCTACAACGCCGTGGACGATCATCTCAGCGGGCCGGATCAACTCAACCAGCGTTGGTCGCTGGAGGATCTGCGCCTGCTTCTGCCCTTGTTGCGCGAGGCTCGCGAAGCCCGGCGCGTGGTGATCATCACGGCTGACCATGGTCATCTGCTGGAGGATGGGACTACGCAGATTCCCGGCGGCGAAAGTGATCGTTGGCGATTGGGCCGCACTGCCGCATCGCCGCAAGAGTTGGTGATCAGCGGTGGTCGCGTAGTCACCAGTGATGGCTCCAATACGGTGGTTTGTCTGTGGGGTGAAAGCAGCCGATATGCAGGCCGCAAGAACGGGTACCACGGCGGCCTGTCACCCCAAGAGCTGACCGTGCCACTGAGCATTTTTGCCCCGCTGGGTACCAGCTTGGCGGGCTGGAGTCCAGCGCCGCCGAACCAGCCGGAGTGGTGGGAGCTGCCACCGATTCTGCAGTCCAAGAAGCCGGCGGTCGCAGCAGCGTCACCACAAACCAAACCCGCCCGTAAGAAGCCGGTCCTGACCGAGGCACAGCCGGGCCTCTTCGCTCCCGTCGATTTGCCGGCTCCTGTTGTTGATGCGGTGACGCAGGATTGGATTGGCGGCCTGCTGACCAGTCCAATCTATGCGTCTCAGCGCCAATTGGCGGCGCGCGTCGCTTTGCCGGACGACAAGATGAGGCTGCTGCTGGAGGCGCTGGCTGAGCGTGGCGGGAAGTTGTCTCGGACGGCTCTGGCGAACAGGCTGGCTCTGGCCGAGGTCCGCATGGGCGGATTGCTGAGCGCAGTGCGCCGAATGCTGAACGTGGACCAAGCAGCGGTTCTGACCGTCGATGAGGCGGCTGGATCGGTTGACCTCAACATCACCTTGCTGCAACAGCAGTTCAAGTTGCCCAAGCAAGGAGGCTCGCGATGA
- the brxD gene encoding BREX system ATP-binding protein BrxD, with protein sequence MISPARREDIVSALRRGTVPSSGLDALAVGIETFAPTLSEELDAVASGRGGFKAVRGEYGTGKTFFGRWLQERARSKGFAATEVQINETETPLHRLETVYRRLVEHLGTADMASGAFRSVIDGWFYALEQDVLADPSVDPDDAQGLLQRADALMEARLSVISKTAPAFSAVLRTYRQALANNDGMLAEGLISWLAGQPNVAASVKRAAGIKGDLDHFGASNFLVGLLTILRDSGFPGLVMVLDEVETLQRMRTDTREKGLNALRQWIDEIDAGRYPGLYLVVTGTPAFFDGPQGVQRLAPLAQRLHVDFGTDRRFDNPRAVQIRLAPFDHSALLSVGRRVRDIYADGRDHEQRLRSVVDDGYLDTLARAVAGGLGGKVGVAPRLFLKKLVADVLDRVDLHADFDPRQHYSLTIAETEMSASERAAASANSVDDIEL encoded by the coding sequence ATGATCAGTCCAGCCCGCAGAGAAGACATCGTCAGCGCGCTGCGCAGGGGCACTGTTCCAAGCAGTGGCCTGGATGCGCTGGCAGTCGGCATTGAGACCTTTGCGCCCACACTCAGTGAAGAGTTGGATGCGGTGGCATCCGGCCGTGGTGGCTTCAAGGCTGTCCGTGGTGAGTACGGCACCGGAAAGACCTTCTTCGGGCGATGGCTGCAGGAGCGTGCGCGCTCCAAGGGCTTTGCCGCGACCGAGGTCCAGATCAACGAGACCGAGACCCCGTTACACCGATTGGAGACGGTCTACAGGCGGCTTGTTGAGCACCTGGGCACGGCTGACATGGCCAGCGGCGCATTCAGGAGTGTGATCGACGGCTGGTTCTACGCGTTGGAGCAGGATGTGTTGGCCGATCCTTCGGTAGACCCTGACGATGCGCAAGGACTGCTGCAGAGAGCGGATGCGCTCATGGAGGCACGCCTCAGCGTCATCAGCAAGACGGCGCCGGCGTTCTCGGCGGTGCTGCGCACCTATCGGCAGGCCCTTGCCAACAACGATGGCATGCTGGCCGAGGGCCTGATCAGTTGGCTGGCCGGCCAGCCCAACGTGGCGGCCAGCGTGAAGCGTGCCGCCGGGATCAAGGGGGATCTGGATCACTTCGGGGCCAGCAACTTTCTGGTCGGCCTGCTTACGATCTTGCGTGACAGCGGGTTCCCCGGTCTCGTGATGGTGCTGGATGAGGTGGAGACCTTGCAGCGCATGCGCACCGACACGCGCGAGAAGGGGCTCAACGCCCTGCGGCAGTGGATCGATGAGATCGACGCGGGCCGGTATCCCGGGCTGTATCTGGTCGTCACGGGTACGCCAGCATTCTTTGACGGCCCGCAAGGTGTGCAACGGTTGGCGCCGTTGGCCCAACGGCTCCATGTGGACTTTGGGACAGACCGGCGTTTCGACAACCCTCGTGCTGTCCAGATCCGCTTGGCGCCGTTTGACCACAGCGCGCTGCTTTCGGTGGGGCGTCGTGTGCGAGACATCTACGCAGACGGCCGAGATCACGAGCAGCGCCTGCGGTCTGTTGTCGACGACGGCTATTTGGACACCTTGGCCCGAGCCGTGGCTGGTGGTCTGGGGGGCAAGGTGGGTGTGGCGCCTCGCTTGTTCCTGAAGAAGCTGGTCGCAGACGTCCTGGATCGCGTGGACTTGCACGCGGACTTCGATCCGCGTCAGCACTATTCCTTGACGATTGCCGAAACCGAGATGTCTGCTTCTGAGCGGGCTGCGGCTAGCGCGAACTCCGTGGACGACATCGAGCTGTGA
- a CDS encoding DEAD/DEAH box helicase: MTEFEQLHPSLQYHVVNTLGWSTLRPTQLAAIPPIHAGEHCLLLAPTAGGKTEAAAIPILSRMLKESWPGTSVLYICPIKALLNNLEHRLTHYAGLVGRTVDVWHGDVSQSRKKKALKEAPDILLTTPESIEAMLISVRVDRPTWFGNLRAVVVDELHAFAADDRGWHMRSVLQRLEHYLPQPIQRIGLSATVSNPQELLEWFAPVGARQVVGSAAVGTEADVTIDHVGSLENAATVISRLHRGEKRLVFCDSRSSAEQLSSMLRAKDVRTFVSHASLSASERRQAEAAFGEEKDCVIVATSTLELGIDVGDLDRVLQIDSPSTVSSFLQRMGRTGRRSGSLRNCLFLTTNQDAFMLALGVTHLWSQAWVEAARPPEEPWPIVGQQILVATLERGEWPASEVVSLLARCFPELPVEGFRSMVNHMVQQGYLDMDEGLVRVGPETEREFGRGHYRDLLASFSGAQLLTGRCGSAEVGYIDPTVLTGDEPQRLLLLAGRSWLVKEIEWGKKVVWLEPAKEGGKARWMGGARSLSRQVCQGIRAALVGGAPTAVHLSQRGKIELAALQEELALSPDTHFMSRTEGSLMRTWTFAGTKQNRTYARAAANGGGRIKFDALSVQAPAAALLPEGDGDMDVQLTDEELAAFAEGVKFASCVPSALLCRTIVARMFVLFGEPALNYKLRSSRVMIGCAIGKDDDSP, from the coding sequence GTGACCGAATTCGAGCAGCTGCACCCCTCGCTTCAATACCACGTGGTCAACACTTTGGGCTGGAGCACGCTGCGCCCCACGCAGTTGGCGGCAATTCCGCCGATTCATGCTGGGGAGCACTGCCTGCTGTTGGCACCTACCGCAGGGGGGAAGACCGAGGCTGCAGCTATTCCTATTCTGTCCAGAATGCTGAAGGAGTCCTGGCCAGGAACCAGTGTCCTGTACATCTGCCCCATCAAAGCGCTGCTGAACAACCTTGAGCACCGGCTGACTCACTACGCTGGGCTCGTCGGACGTACGGTGGACGTCTGGCACGGTGACGTGTCGCAGTCCCGCAAGAAGAAGGCACTGAAAGAAGCGCCCGACATTCTTTTGACGACTCCGGAATCGATCGAAGCGATGCTGATCTCCGTCCGCGTGGACCGCCCTACCTGGTTCGGCAATCTGCGCGCCGTCGTCGTGGACGAATTGCATGCCTTCGCCGCAGATGACCGTGGCTGGCACATGAGGTCAGTGCTTCAGCGGCTGGAGCACTATCTGCCGCAACCGATTCAGCGCATCGGTCTTTCTGCGACGGTGAGCAACCCGCAAGAGCTGCTGGAATGGTTTGCTCCGGTCGGAGCGCGACAGGTGGTGGGCAGCGCCGCCGTAGGCACCGAAGCCGATGTCACCATCGATCACGTCGGCAGCCTCGAAAACGCAGCGACGGTGATCTCGCGCCTTCACCGCGGTGAGAAGCGGCTGGTGTTTTGCGACTCGCGCAGCAGCGCGGAGCAGTTGAGCAGCATGCTGCGCGCCAAGGACGTGCGGACCTTCGTGAGCCATGCGTCATTGAGCGCGTCCGAGCGTCGGCAAGCAGAGGCGGCCTTTGGTGAGGAGAAGGATTGCGTGATCGTCGCGACGTCGACGCTCGAGCTGGGCATCGATGTCGGGGATCTGGACCGCGTGCTTCAGATCGACTCACCATCCACCGTATCGTCGTTTCTGCAGCGCATGGGACGTACGGGTCGGCGGTCGGGTAGCTTGCGGAATTGCCTGTTCCTGACGACGAACCAAGATGCTTTTATGTTGGCTCTGGGCGTCACACACCTGTGGTCGCAGGCCTGGGTGGAAGCAGCCCGCCCACCCGAGGAGCCCTGGCCAATCGTAGGGCAACAGATTCTCGTCGCCACGCTGGAGCGTGGCGAATGGCCGGCGAGCGAGGTCGTGTCACTCTTAGCCCGCTGCTTCCCCGAACTACCCGTCGAGGGCTTCAGGTCGATGGTGAACCACATGGTTCAGCAAGGCTACCTGGACATGGATGAAGGCCTGGTGCGTGTCGGCCCGGAGACGGAGCGCGAGTTCGGCCGTGGCCATTACCGTGATCTGCTGGCTTCCTTCAGCGGCGCTCAACTCCTGACGGGTCGGTGCGGCAGCGCCGAGGTGGGGTACATCGACCCGACGGTTCTGACGGGCGACGAGCCGCAGCGGCTTCTGCTTCTGGCCGGCCGTAGTTGGCTGGTGAAGGAGATCGAATGGGGCAAGAAAGTCGTTTGGCTGGAGCCTGCGAAAGAGGGCGGCAAGGCCAGATGGATGGGCGGCGCACGCAGCCTGAGTCGCCAGGTCTGCCAGGGTATTCGAGCTGCGCTGGTGGGAGGTGCACCGACTGCAGTCCATCTTTCGCAGCGCGGAAAGATTGAGCTGGCCGCCTTGCAGGAAGAGCTGGCCTTGTCCCCTGATACGCACTTCATGTCCAGGACCGAGGGCAGCCTGATGCGCACGTGGACTTTTGCCGGCACGAAGCAGAACCGGACATATGCGCGAGCCGCCGCCAATGGAGGGGGGCGCATCAAGTTTGATGCGCTGAGCGTTCAGGCTCCGGCGGCAGCGTTGTTGCCCGAGGGGGATGGTGACATGGATGTCCAACTAACCGATGAAGAATTGGCGGCGTTTGCCGAGGGAGTCAAGTTCGCATCGTGCGTCCCGTCTGCGTTACTTTGCAGAACGATTGTTGCTCGCATGTTTGTGCTCTTCGGCGAGCCTGCGCTGAATTACAAGTTGCGCAGTTCGCGAGTGATGATTGGATGTGCAATTGGCAAAGATGATGATTCGCCTTGA